In the Mesorhizobium sp. WSM2240 genome, ACAGCTCGCCAGCATGGATATGGCAAGTCTTTCGGTATCCGCTCCGTCTATACGCCGCAGGCCGTCATCAACGGGCGCATCCATGTCAACGGCTCGAGCAGCGCCAAGGTGTGGGATGCGGTCGAAGACCTGAAAGGATCGGGCGATGGCCTTGCCGTCGGACTGACCGTCACCCGCGCCGGCGATAGCGTCGTGATCGACGCCGAAGCCGCAAAAGGTGAAGCGAAGAAAGCCCATGTCGTTGTTGTCTATTTCGAGCCTGCGCAGCCGGTTGTGATCGAGCGCGGCGAAAATGCGGGGCGAACGGTGACCTATTGGAACGCCGTGTCGGATGTCCAGACCGCCGGCATGTGGCACGGCAAGGCGGCCCGCTTCGAATTGCCCGCAAGCGAGGT is a window encoding:
- a CDS encoding DUF1223 domain-containing protein: MIFRFLFTLAAAALALPAFVGAVSAEETARPTGVVELFTSQGCSSCPPADALLAELAARDDIVALAYHVDYWDYLGWRDTLGSPENTARQHGYGKSFGIRSVYTPQAVINGRIHVNGSSSAKVWDAVEDLKGSGDGLAVGLTVTRAGDSVVIDAEAAKGEAKKAHVVVVYFEPAQPVVIERGENAGRTVTYWNAVSDVQTAGMWHGKAARFELPASEVSRKGGCAVLLQSVSKDGLPGPILGAAMIRNPGS